The Coffea arabica cultivar ET-39 chromosome 4e, Coffea Arabica ET-39 HiFi, whole genome shotgun sequence genome includes a window with the following:
- the LOC113742324 gene encoding uncharacterized protein, which translates to MPTRAILDPGRVNQIRWNPNPSPYVKLRPPQCLSPQFSLHFLASNHLGRLIIRKNARPLAVKSVLDSVRTDETGSGLRNPSISTSYRNPNFPIPNQTVLEAQTRVCTGPTQTRPLNQEQAFKVLETILKSAKGELKDEEQVSRAQLGAFFAAMTIRANAFPEPTQWSEGERCAMNHYWPQLVQALPPDIIFIADPEGSIMGAGNSIGPRFGGSIPSEMRLVGALREVLAGGHLGYEEVQGVLKDVLPLKLDGSASHSVSESLLSAFLIGQRMNRETDRELKAYCLAFDDELGQPPIADVKSLTHYGEPYDGNTRFFRSTLFVAAVRSCYGESCLLHGVDWMPPKAGITEEQMLQFMGANTHLSPLQAKMLLEDGEVGFGYVSQRDTHPSLYSLVGFREHIKKRPPLATSEKIQQIVRARGREAIVAGFYHDGYEEPLLMLMRRRGVQSGLVVKGEEGALSMTTKSRSIHASKGLPVNYCSGFRSLNVVSAGALDGVSRETFTMEVNARDLGFEPSDTPRTDRSVSRNLELGLAALGGEKGPAYDRIVLNAGMIDHLLGCDGAEDISRALDRAREAIDSGKALSRLLNYIKVSNKVK; encoded by the exons ATGCCCACGAGAGCAATTCTTGATCCGGGTCGGGTTAACCAAATCAGGTGGAATCCAAACCCATCGCCATACGTCAAATTAAGGCCTCCTCAATGCCTCTCGCCGCAATTTTCCCTCCATTTCCTAGCATCAAATCATCTTGGTCGCTTGATTATCCGGAAAAATGCCCGCCCCCTGGCTGTTAAATCGGTTCTGGATTCGGTACGGACAGACGAAACCGGGTCGGGTCTTCGAAACCCGTCCATTTCAACATCGTACCGGAATCCCAATTTTCCGATACCCAATCAGACGGTTCTGGAAGCTCAGACGAGGGTCTGCACTGGGCCTACTCAAACTCGGCCACttaatcaagaacaagctttTAAGGTTCTGGAGACAATACTTAAATCAG CAAAAGGAGAACTCAAAGATGAAGAGCAAGTGTCGAGAGCACAACTTGGAGCTTTTTTTGCTGCAATGACAATTCGTGCTAATGCTTTCCCTGAACCTACCCAATGGAGCGAAGGAGAAAGGTGCGCAATGAATCATTATTGGCCACAGTTAGTGCAAGCACTACCTccagatataatttttattgcTGATCCTGAAGGATCAATAATGGGAGCTGGAAATTCTATTGGACCCCGATTTGGAGGCAGCATTCCTTCTGAAATGAGATTAGTCGGTGCCCTTAGGGAAGTTTTAGCTGGCGGACATCTTGGGTATGAAGAGGTTCAGGGTGTTTTAAAAGATGTTCTTCCACTAAAATTAGATGGTTCGGCATCACATAGTGTTAGTGAGTCATTGCTTTCAGCCTTCTTAATAGGCCAACGAATGAACCGGGAAACAGATCGTGAGCTGAAAGCCTACTGCCTTGCTTTTGATGATGAACTTG GTCAACCACCAATTGCTGACGTTAAATCACTGACACATTATGGTGAACCATATGATGGAAATACACGCTTCTTCAGGAGCACTTTGTTTGTAGCTGCTGTTAGATCCTGTTATGGTGAATCTTGCTTGCTGCATGGTGTGGACTGGATGCCCCCAAAG GCTGGGATCACTGAGGAACAAATGCTGCAGTTCATGGGAGCAAACACTCATTTATCTCCATTGCAAGCTAAAATGCTTCTTGAG GATGGGGAGGTTGGCTTTGGTTATGTCAGTCAACGGGATACTCACCCCTCACT ATATTCATTGGTAGGATTTCGGGAACATATAAAGAAACGGCCGCCACTGGCAACATCTGAAAAGATTCAGCAAATTGTTAGG GCTAGGGGAAGAGAAGCAATTGTTGCCGGATTTTATCATGATGGCTATGAGGAGCCACTACTAATGCTTATGAGAAGAAGAGGTGTCCAATCTGGTTTGGTGGTTAAG GGTGAGGAAGGGGCTCTTTCAATGACAACAAAATCAAGATCAATTCATGCATCAAAGGGGCTACCTGTTAATTACTGTTCAGGCTTTCGCTCTTTGAATGTGGTATCTGCTGGTGCACTGGATG GTGTGTCTCGTGAAACTTTTACCATGGAGGTGAATGCCAGGGACCTCGGATTTGAGCCTAGTGATACTCCAAGGACTGATAGATCG GTCTCGAGGAACCTGGAATTGGGGTTAGCAGCTCTGGGTGGTGAGAAAGGTCCTGCATATGATCGAATTGTCCTCAATGCTGGAATGATCGATCACTTGCTTGGTTGTGATGGTGCAGAAGATATATCGAGAGCTTTGGATAGAGCTAGAGAGGCTATCGACAGTGGCAAGGCCCTAAGTAGGCTCCTGAATTACATCAAGGTATCCAACAAAGTGAAGTAG